The following proteins are encoded in a genomic region of Dioscorea cayenensis subsp. rotundata cultivar TDr96_F1 chromosome 8, TDr96_F1_v2_PseudoChromosome.rev07_lg8_w22 25.fasta, whole genome shotgun sequence:
- the LOC120267973 gene encoding protein DETOXIFICATION 33-like — MASASSPLLAVRNEDEEEEMAVSSCWVDTRRELRLVWGIAGPAILTSVFQYTLGATTQTLTGHIGTLELAAVGIQNLVVSGIAFGIMVGMGSALETLCGQAFGAKKSNMLGVYLQRSWIILLITALILTLVYIFATPILKLLGQSDEIAELAGRFSIWMIPELFAFAINFPIQKFLQAQSKVWEMAWISAGCLILHLVLSWLFIIKLKTGLLGAAVTLNFSWWLLVAGQFGYVLSGYCKDSWTGFSWLAFKDLGAFFRLSVASAVMLCLEYWAFMIVIELAGLLKHPEKAVDAATICMNVEGWCFMVPLGLVAAISVRVSNELGAGNPKAAKFSLFVVTGISLIIQTTFVIIILVTREDFPKLFTEDELVRERVSNVAYYLCATIFLGSMQPVRSGVAIGAGWQTTVAYVDLGSYYAVGLTIALLLGFTFNLGLEGIWGGVIIGVALQTIILIIITWRTNWEKEVLLANDRVLIWGGSEVTTIQSEKV, encoded by the exons ATGGCCTCAGCTTCGTCTCCACTGCTCGCCGTGAGGAAtgaagatgaggaggaggagatggcgGTGAGTTCATGCTGGGTGGATACCAGGAGGGAGCTGAGGTTGGTGTGGGGTATCGCCGGCCCGGCCATCCTCACCTCGGTGTTCCAGTACACGCTCGGTGCTACGACGCAGACTCTGACTGGCCATATTGGTACGTTGGAGCTCGCGGCAGTTGGTATTCAGAATCTAGTCGTTTCGGGCATCGCCTTCGGCATCATG GTAGGAATGGGTAGTGCCTTGGAGACTCTGTGCGGGCAGGCATTTGGAGCGAAGAAGTCGAACATGTTGGGAGTTTACTTGCAGAGGTCATGGATTATCCTTCTGATCACAGCTCTGATCCTCACCTTAGTATACATTTTTGCTACACCAATCTTAAAATTATTAGGCCAGAGTGATGAGATTGCTGAATTGGCGGGGAGATTTTCAATATGGATGATTCCTGAGCTGTTTGCCTTTGCAATAAATTTTCCAATTCAAAAGTTTCTTCAGGCACAAAGCAAGGTGTGGGAAATGGCATGGATTTCTGCTGGTTGCCTCATTCTCCATTTGGTTCTCAGTTGGCTCTTCATTATTAAACTGAAAACTGGCTTGCTGGGGGCTGCTGTCACTCTTAATTTTTCCTGGTGGCTTTTAGTTGCCGGCCAGTTTGGTTATGTTCTATCAGGATACTGCAAGGATTCTTGGACTGGTTTCTCATGGTTGGCGTTCAAAGATTTGGGTGCATTTTTCCGCTTATCTGTTGCCTCAGCTGTTATGCTATG TTTGGAGTATTGGGCTTTCATGATTGTGATTGAATTAGCTGGACTTTTGAAGCATCCTGAGAAAGCTGTGGATGCTGCAACCATTTG CATGAATGTTGAAGGATGGTGTTTCATGGTTCCACTTGGACTTGTTGCAGCTATAAG TGTTCGCGTCTCAAATGAGTTAGGAGCTGGGAATCCAAAAGCTGCGAAGTTCTCGCTGTTTGTTGTCACAGGCATATCACTAATCATACAGACTACTTTTGTGATTATAATCTTAGTAACAAGAGAGGATTTTCCTAAACTTTTCACTGAAGATGAATTGGTTAGGGAGAGAGTGAGCAACGTTGCTTACTACCTCTGTGCTACAATTTTTCTCGGAAGCATGCAACCAGTTCGATCAG GGGTAGCCATTGGAGCTGGTTGGCAAACCACAGTCGCATATGTAGATCTTGGCAGCTATTATGCTGTGGGTTTAACAATTGCTTTGCTTTTGGGTTTCACATTCAACCTTGGTTTAGAG GGAATTTGGGGTGGTGTGATTATTGGGGTAGCATTGCAGACCATCATCCTTATCATTATCACTTGGCGGACCAATTGGGAAAAAGAG GTATTATTAGCTAATGATAGAGTCTTAATTTGGGGAGGCTCTGAAGTAACTACGATCCAATCTGAGAAAGTTTAG
- the LOC120267974 gene encoding uncharacterized protein LOC120267974, translating to MAPTRSLAAAAVGMARARARAAVARVRGGHGGGESRWTSDGTQERPNGYLLNRTPPPTGESRKWEDWELPCYITSFLTIVILGVGLNAKPDLTIETWAHQKALERLQQQQQQTVAADAE from the coding sequence ATGGCTCCGACGAGATCGCTTGCGGCGGCGGCGGTGGGGATGGCACGGGCCCGAGCCAGGGCGGCCGTGGCGCGCGTACGTGGTGGCCATGGTGGCGGGGAGAGCCGGTGGACGAGCGACGGCACGCAGGAACGGCCCAACGGGTACCTCCTCAACCGAACTCCACCACCGACGGGCGAGTCGCGCAAGTGGGAGGACTGGGAGCTTCCCTGCTATATAACCTCGTTCCTCACTATTGTGATCCTTGGCGTCGGCCTCAACGCTAAGCCTGATCTCACCATTGAGACGTGGGCGCACCAGAAGGCTCTTGAACGcctccagcagcagcagcagcagacgGTCGCCGCTGATGCCGAGTGA